In Pelodiscus sinensis isolate JC-2024 chromosome 2, ASM4963464v1, whole genome shotgun sequence, the following proteins share a genomic window:
- the CCDC166 gene encoding coiled-coil domain-containing protein 166, translated as MASKKKKPEQKANGFGERKQGTNRKEGDISKARSSTEPFVREREQYLQKEYKILTDHVNTYMKRIEHFLWENEFLDKEAQKIQEDSKAYVTYISKHTQKCQNAIITLNDQNHSDLAQIRKQKEELISQYTDKEKEVRNQLMEMETKYSLMNKEVEDLQPFKDLQLEQLSRIKELEKELLITKIQHSEQMHKVKSKFLQAKAEYELDSHQKVQSLAKRAEEEAVRSLIHHTKQVKAENWRLRHELLSLIRRSHILKLFKLQLREQQQQLIREHHYSQDLARMRHWLKQHVTQGSDKKINSFGSSLKSITSDQIRHIPTSLTSNKSQ; from the coding sequence ATGGCATCCAAGAAAAAGAAGCCAGAACAAAAAGCTAATGGTTTTGGGGAACGCAAGCAAGGAACAAATAGAAAAGAAGGTGATATATCTAAGGCAAGGAGCAGCACAGAACcgtttgtgagagagagagagcagtatCTGCAGAAGGAATATAAGATCCTGACTGATCATGTGAACACGTACATGAAGCGAATAGAGCACTTCCTGTGGGAGAATGAGTTCCTGGATAAGGAGGCTCAGAAGATTCAGGAGGACAGTAAAGCCTATGTGACCTATATAAGCAAACACACTCAGAAATGTCAAAATGCTATCATCACACTAAATGACCAGAACCACTCTGATCTGGCACAGATCCGAAAGCAGAAGGAAGAGCTGATCTCACAGTACACAGATAAAGAGAAGGAGGTGAGGAACCAACTGATGGAGATGGAGACAAAGTATTCTCTTATGAACAAGGAGGTTGAAGACTTGCAACCCTTCAAGGACCTGCAGTTGGAACAACTGAGTAGAATCAAGGAGCTGGAGAAAGAACTGCTGATCACAAAAATCCAGCACTCAGAGCAAATGCACAAGGTCAAGAGCAAATTCCTGCAAGCAAAAGCTGAATATGAGCTGGACTCTCATCAGAAGGTTCAGTCTCTGGCCAAGAGAGCTGAAGAGGAAGCTGTACGCAGCCTAATCCATCATACCAAGCAGGTGAAAGCAGAGAATTGGCGACTGCGCCATGAACTTCTCAGCCTCATCCGACGCTCACACATCCTCAAATTGTTCAAGCTTCAACTGAGAGAACAACAACAGCAACTCATTCGGGAGCACCATTATAGCCAAGACCTTGCACGCATGCGCCATTGGTTAAAGCAACATGTGACACAGGGCTCAGACAAGAAAATCAACAGCTTTGGCAGCTCCCTCAAAAGCATCACATCAGACCAGATCAGACACATCCCTACTTCCCTCACTAGCAATAAATCACAATAA